The DNA window GTCGCGGAGGAAACGCGAGGAGCTCAGACAACTTTAACATAAGAGGGAAGCGAGAATATGATCGACACAATGGAACGTGAGCCTCCTTGTTAGCCATCTTTGTTTCAAGCAGATTTGTGGTCTAATTAAGACCTAAATAACATGGCAAACATTTGTTACAGGGGCATCTCTCCTGATGaaaagagaggaggcagagggccCTGGAACTGGGGCTGCGTGGACGAAGCTGCAAGGTCGGTGGACTTCACTGTGGAGACGGCTACTCGTACGCTTTGCCAAATTGGTCTAACAGCATTTGTCATTGTCCAAAAACCCTTTTAATGAAGCGAGTTAATGGAGGTGACGTCTGACGTTCTCAAGTCCGAGGAGCCTCAAGTGCCCGTGGAGGACGGAACTCAAAATCAGTGAGTCGATCACAAACCTTCAATACACCAAAAGCCACATTTGAATGAAAACCAAGTTCCGCTTAAAGTAGGTCTGTGCAACATGTTGACATAATTACTAAGATTAAACGCCACCAAAAAATAAAGGGAACACTCAGATGAGACATTCCGTGTCTTTCATGGACTAGGCTGAAAATCTTTGCTTGTCCTGTGCTTGTGTGACCTCCTACAATATCTGGAGGGAtgctctggggaggggggggggtgacttgtttacttttattttactCGGAGGGCCTTATGTCATGTGGATTGACACTTGGTAGATCagtggaggaggatggagagatggtggtccaggttgccatggagatgagtCTGGATGAGTGGAAGGCCTTGCAGGAGATGAGTCGCCCCAAGGCAGAGTTCAACATTCGCAAAGCTGAAAACAAGATTCCATCCAAAGCGAAGGTTATTCACCAGTCCAGACAACCGGAAGTGAGTGGGATGTGCTGGGAAATCACCGTGTTGTTTTATTAATATAGAAGCAGTGCTGGAATTCTTACTGCAGTGACGTATAGATGCTCATGAGAACTGTTGAAATTTTTAGATTGGACAATTTCTTTTCATAAATATTGTCTAATTTAAGGCAGGTCCCACTAAcatctgttcatttttttttaacaaatttaAGTTGCATTTGGAAGGGGAAAAACGGATCCCAAATAAAGTTTATGGTTGTTGGACCTGTGCTACCATAAATGAACATTTCTTTCTAAtctttatttgaattttaacCATTTGCAAATATAGAAATTCGTCGAAGCCTTGGACGACATGGAGGATGATGGCAGCTTCTTCCGCAAGTCTGTGAATGATATCACCTCCATGCTGGAAATCAACTTTGGGAGTCTGGATCGACCCAGGCGCGGTGGTCGAGGAAGGGGAGACCCAGTTGGTGCCGGGAGTCGTCCGGAGAGGACCAAACCAGTGCAGCCCAAGGTTCGGTACCCAAGGAGCAGCGTGTGGTACCTGTTGTAGAATGATCGGTGGTGTAATGTCTCTCTCCTCCCAGCAGGAGGAGCCTCTGGCTCCAAATCCTGACAACCCGGAGGAATTCCCAGCACTGCCGACTGGAAAATAACTGAAAGCTCGTCTTTCTCATGGGAATGTTGGTTGCACTTGGTATTTGACACAAGTCAAAGTTTCTGCTGTTCTTAAGGTTTGGGGGTTTTAttgtatttgatttattttctcaAGCACAAAAGGCACTGTTATATATTTGAATAAATACTATTGCAAGCTCATGTCGTGTCAGTTTGGAAACTCAAGCATTTCCAGGAAAATGGCTGTCGTCCTACTCAAGCATGAAATATGTGTCGAACTGGATCGAGACAGAACACTTTGAGTACATTTTATTCACCGTGTTCAATGCGGAGTCTGATGTGGTTAAGCATGAGTCGCACACAGCCCCGTTAGGACAATGACTTGCTCCATAGCGTGATTTGAACATAGTACAAAATAGTTAAAAAATACAAAGtataaaatgacatttacagCCTAAAAGTAGCTTTAAGATAAGCTGGGTTGAGAATGAATGACAGATCTATCCAAGAGCCAATCCCTCAACCACATACATTCTTCAAACCGAAGGTGCGTCTGAACCCAAATGGACCGAAGTTCTTGTTTTAAAAAGTCTTCACGTCCCTGTCCAAACTGATTCCATAAGAACAAACCTAAAATATggcctccaaaaaaaaaaaaaagtgctttacATGTAAATAGCTGATTAGGCAAATCTAAATGAAGTACGCTCCGCATCAGGTCGGTCGCTTTCCATCCATGGTGAAACGGTTGTGAAGCCGTTGTAGACTTTCCCAGATCACCGAAGTAAAGGAGCTCTGGCTTTAGGTATGGAGTGACTGTGGAGAGAAAGTCGGCATTATTGCACTTGAATCGCACCGGGAAACTTAATCTGGCAGattgagtgaggaggaggacgggtgTACCATAGCCTGGAGAACCGCACGGACTGAACAGAGCCGCAGACTTTACGTCCTTTTGACACAGCGCGCCTGTAGCATGCGGGAAGAGACGAAGGGGGACAGAGACAGTTGACCTCGGCACCAGCAGAGACAGCGCACATGTATTTAAAGACAGTGAGgcagaggagaaagatgtgCTCCAGAGAAACTATAGCCATTCATACTCCTGAAACGTGaagaaagaagcagcaagtgggAGTGTGCGCGAGCAGGGACTGAAATGTTAGTACAGCAACTTTGGATGGATTGCAACAGAGTGCTTTATTATCAGTTTAAACGAGTCAAACTCTTTTCTTGCTCGTATTGCCTACGTTTGTGGTCGTTTACCCTGTTGGGGTAATTACAAGGCAGCAGAAACTCCATTTACTTCCAAATCCTTCGAGAAAAATCAAAATTTTCTCTGAAGTACCTTAAGTTGCATGTAGCTTATCTATATGAAAATGTTCAGCCCATCGTGGCTGGTGCACCCCAGCCAAAGTATCACAATTCTGACGACACCATTGTTAGCAAGAGGGAAAAGTCTGGATTTCTACAGGATCTGATTAATCTAGCCCAGATCCGTTCATTCCATGGCTGTCGGTGTTGAAggaaaaaacacattcaagCTTGAGTTTTTAAGTGCGGAGGACACCAGTTGGCAGAGAACTGATCAAGCTCTATGCGAGTGCAGTCTCCATGTGGCTCAGAGCGAGTCAGAGGGGAGCTTGCCTGCAGGTGCGCCATGTTTAAGTTGTTGAGAGTGTCAGTGTTGGTTGTAGCACTGTCTGTGTCTCTATGGCTGCCCCATTGCTCGCAAAACACAGGGTCTCTCTCGCCAGCCACGACATGCAAGTTGCCTAGGGATCTGACCAGTCGGGTGCTGCACAGGGAGCTGGCAGAGAGAATGGAAGCTGTTAATGTACCGCACACGGAGGCATGAGTGGCCATAGCTTCTTGGCTGCTTCACATCTGCATGGCAACttcaaataaatcaaagcaTGAGGTATAAAATGACTCTGGAACAGTAATGGTACTGTAGGGAGGAGGGGATATTATGGGTTAATTATTAGAATTTAAAGTttcaaggattttttttttcccctctctgggGCCTTAGAGGCTCAAATATGACCACTTAACGAGTAAAAATACCACCACCTTAAATCTGTTGCTTTGCATTTCTGTCACGAGTCGTAATCTGACTGacctttttcctgctcctccagcaggcAGCGATGTTCTGGATCTCTTCCTGCTCTCCGAATCCTCAGACAAAGCCAAGGGATTCACGCAGCCCTGAGTGCTTGTCTGCTGGAGGACCGTGCTGCGGGGCGGACAAAGCATTCATTATTGTGCCTCGGCCGTATCCAGTGTACGAGGGGCCGAGGCCGCCTTTACCTAAGGGACTGTGAGGAGGACCTGGTGTGGATCTTATTCTCTTCTTGTCTGAAAACACAAGTAGCGTGTCAGTAAAAATGTGAGAGAACAGATTGTGTGGGCTGAGTTGCAAAATGTGCTGTGTTAGGCTCGTGTTTCTTCAGTTTCAGCAACGAGATGGGCTTTAGTAAGGCAAGAGCAAGAGCAACACCCAGAGTGGGACTACATGACTACAAAGACGAATCATTGTCAGTAAGTTATCAGCTCTGAGGGATCTGTCATTTTATCATCGCAGCAGTCAGCACATAGATCCACAAAGCCCGACTTTAATAGATAGTGAGGGTGTAACGTCTGATGGTCGTGTATTTACTCATTATATAGTAACAACAGCATAATTCTGTCCAAATTCCAGGTTTGGATTGGGAAATAAAAACCGGGGTCTCACTTACAGCATtctgggttttttgggggggcaggCTGTCGAGCTCATTCAAATCCTAACTCGTCTACACAGAAATGCAGGATGGAAGAAGGGAAGCCATACACAATCCACCACAAGGCAAGGCTACacagggaggagagcagcatgGCTACCAGCCATCTGAAAAGTGGACAAATCTAACAAtagcaaacagaaaaaaaggggagggggaagcagaAGACAAGGGTGGCGTCCAGGCAGGACACGAAACCTCCGATAAGCTGCTTTTCCACTGGGACTGGATAAGAAGGGAGCATTCGGAAAAACTAGTCAGCATTGTTGACTCTAAAGCGGTCTGGACCGCAATTCTTTGGCCTATTTATGACAAAGTTGACGAAACATGTAAAGGGGGAAATGTGAAACTTTCGGTGGTTTCACCAAAACATATATGCGGTTGTGTAGATAAATATATCTGGTTTCAGGGACATTAAAAGGAGTCGACACTTAAATCacgtctctttttttcccccaaaagcTACATCGCGGTGCTGTATTAAAGATTAAAACCTATCATTTTGTTGTCCAAATAAATATAGACTAGACACGATTATAGAACGTCTGATAATCCAGTCACAAAACAGTGGAAGAGCAGTTGACACGGCCCAACATTTACAAGACATGACAGAACCAGCAGTGACATGCTCATGCACGCATCCACCTTTGCCATgcataaaaaaaagaggggaaaacaatgaaataagtaaaataaaaaaaaataaaaattcactAGGAATTTGACATGCACTTTGTTGTTGCATAAACAAGTTGTGGACGGTTGGTTAATCGCAGCTGGAGGTTAGGTTTGTGTCAACGCCGGTGAGCCGTAAAATAACAAAGCAGAATCCATCTTCATCCCACCACCATCCACGACCTGTCATCCTCTGGACCAGACTGAAGATTGGAATACATAAACAATCTCATCTACGATTCAAAGAGGCAAATTTAGACACTTCCTGCCCTTCTAATCAAAGAAGCAGTGCAAATCTTGTCACATGAGCAAAAGAAATCCAACCAATCATGTAGCCCTCATGATTAGTTGAGGATTTAATGCGCCACAGGAAGCTGTAACTAAGAGCTTCGCTCAGAATCTCTAGAAGCCTTGATGTCAAAGCGGAACAGCGTAGTGTGTAAATGAAAGGCAAATGAAAAGTGTGTTACAGTGTTGCATCCACTTCAATGCATATCCATTCCACACCGTGGTCATCCACAGGACACGAggaaaccaaaacaacaaaaaagaaatagacAACCTCGGTCAGCCATACCATTCTGTGGCTTAGTGACTGTagcaacaggaagaagaagtcagctagacaggaagtgacatgcACTTACCTCCATCATACAACacctctgtttttcctctcccccaCTCTGCTATCTTTTAGAGGGCAGGCAACACATGGGCCACACCGTGCccatgaggctgcagcagaacactGCCACCTGCCTGACACGGGGGGACAACAAAAGCCAGCCGCGTGGGTACATTGGCAGCCGTGCTGACCCCCCAAACCTCGCCCCGCTGGGTCTATGAGCGCCTACTGCGCCGTGCACATGTTACGggtctactactactactactactacgctAGTTTGGCAACAAAGGGTAGCTTTGACACAACTGAAACTGAAATCAAACAACCTGTTTCAGGCTTCACCTCTACCGGTACTCGTCTCGGAGTGTGTAACTTTACCCAAAGAATGTTTACCTCTTCGTTTACACACCGGCAACGGCACATATTAACATTTCATCAGAGCCGCACGGTCGGCAGCTTTAAGTTCATCTCCATTTCTGACATTTACGCCCAGTGTGACACGATTCCTGTCCTCTACTGTCAGTTTTCTAAGAAAGATCCAGTCTTATTAAGTATGCAGCTTTGGCACGAGATGTTATACCCAAATGGAAACATCTGTGATTTCTAGGACATCCTGCAAATATGTTTTAGATGCTTCAATCGGTCCTTTAAAACCCAACCTTCCGCTTCAATTATTCCTGAATATCCACACTTGTTTAGTGATTACAGCAAGAACCGGCGTAACATATTGAATCTTTAGTCAATAAAACCCCTCAGAACGGACCAGTTGGAATCTATTAAATGAACCTGAGCTGAGAAGAACCAGAGCCATTTACTGAAAGAGATAACCATGAATACATGTCTCGGAGGTTGTAACTGGTGACTTACGAGAACGAACCAGACGATGATCTGGCCTGCCTCCTGCTCTTCAGGGCGCGCAGCTTATCTCCCTGGGTGAGTCCATttcgctcctcttcatcattatACTGTTAAAGAGTTTTCAGGATTTGACCCAATGATGACTTCAGTACCCACCAGGTAGAGCATCACACCAGACTCACCTGCTCCTGTTCTTCCTTCATGGGCGACTTGTTCTTGTTGCACCCGTTGATGGTGATGTCATCCACTCCGGACAAGATCCTGGTCATCTTGCCATTGTCTCGCTCCCTTAGCACTTTCTCCCTGAAGACGTCTCCGTCGGCCCAGAGGCTGTTCTGCTTCCTGATCGACAGAATTTGAAATACAGGGGCGTTATGAAGCAGTAAAAATAAAGTAAGCATCCGACAGAACTGACGAAACAAAAGGTTTTGTTATCACATTAAAAGGTTCCTGTAACACCTACTCTTCAACAAAGTTCTGCTGGGGCCCGATGATGGACCCTGGTCGGCAGATCCGTATCCAGGCGATGGC is part of the Takifugu rubripes chromosome 21, fTakRub1.2, whole genome shotgun sequence genome and encodes:
- the LOC101068270 gene encoding intracellular hyaluronan-binding protein 4 isoform X2; this translates as MLPDAFGCAVANRFGNLLDDDADPLDLLSEAEKVKERKKKKKEEEDKRAKLKKAGQKESQKDRRFPRSALGPDPVPALKQQQQTRPVPVASGRNGPEVVQKGAKRSTFVERKAKQEEPLQEFSIPKASYNADSNLRGRGGAGGRRGGNARSSDNFNIRGKREYDRHNGTGISPDEKRGGRGPWNWGCVDEAASELMEVTSDVLKSEEPQVPVEDGTQNQLTLGRSVEEDGEMVVQVAMEMSLDEWKALQEMSRPKAEFNIRKAENKIPSKAKVIHQSRQPEKFVEALDDMEDDGSFFRKSVNDITSMLEINFGSLDRPRRGGRGRGDPVGAGSRPERTKPVQPKEEPLAPNPDNPEEFPALPTGK
- the LOC101068270 gene encoding intracellular hyaluronan-binding protein 4 isoform X3 produces the protein MLPDAFGCAVANRFGNLLDDDADPLDLLSEAEKVKERKKKKKEEEDKRAKLKKAGQKESQKDRRFPRSALGPDPVPALKQQQQTRPVPVASGRNGPEVVQKGAKRSTFVERKAKQEEPLQEFSIPKASYNADSNLRGRGGAGGRRGGNARSSDNFNIRGKREYDRHNGTGISPDEKRGGRGPWNWGCVDEAASELMEVTSDVLKSEEPQVPVEDGTQNQSVEEDGEMVVQVAMEMSLDEWKALQEMSRPKAEFNIRKAENKIPSKAKVIHQSRQPEKFVEALDDMEDDGSFFRKSVNDITSMLEINFGSLDRPRRGGRGRGDPVGAGSRPERTKPVQPKQEEPLAPNPDNPEEFPALPTGK
- the LOC101068270 gene encoding intracellular hyaluronan-binding protein 4 isoform X1, whose product is MLPDAFGCAVANRFGNLLDDDADPLDLLSEAEKVKERKKKKKEEEDKRAKLKKAGQKESQKDRRFPRSALGPDPVPALKQQQQTRPVPVASGRNGPEVVQKGAKRSTFVERKAKQEEPLQEFSIPKASYNADSNLRGRGGAGGRRGGNARSSDNFNIRGKREYDRHNGTGISPDEKRGGRGPWNWGCVDEAASELMEVTSDVLKSEEPQVPVEDGTQNQLTLGRSVEEDGEMVVQVAMEMSLDEWKALQEMSRPKAEFNIRKAENKIPSKAKVIHQSRQPEKFVEALDDMEDDGSFFRKSVNDITSMLEINFGSLDRPRRGGRGRGDPVGAGSRPERTKPVQPKQEEPLAPNPDNPEEFPALPTGK
- the LOC101068270 gene encoding intracellular hyaluronan-binding protein 4 isoform X4, encoding MLPDAFGCAVANRFGNLLDDDADPLDLLSEAEKVKERKKKKKEEEDKRAKLKKAGQKESQKDRRFPRSALGPDPVPALKQQQQTRPVPVASGRNGPEVVQKGAKRSTFVERKAKQEEPLQEFSIPKASYNADSNLRGRGGAGGRRGGNARSSDNFNIRGKREYDRHNGTGISPDEKRGGRGPWNWGCVDEAASELMEVTSDVLKSEEPQVPVEDGTQNQSVEEDGEMVVQVAMEMSLDEWKALQEMSRPKAEFNIRKAENKIPSKAKVIHQSRQPEKFVEALDDMEDDGSFFRKSVNDITSMLEINFGSLDRPRRGGRGRGDPVGAGSRPERTKPVQPKEEPLAPNPDNPEEFPALPTGK